A window of the Bradyrhizobium diazoefficiens genome harbors these coding sequences:
- a CDS encoding DUF2235 domain-containing protein encodes MTHQDGALHGGPARPDHTHDDSNAAAKAPDARSPRKLVLFADGTGNAFTTQESSVWRLYEALDHTKPDQIAYYIKGVGTAGWAPLAALDGATGIGVPANVRKLYRFLCWNWREGDEIYIFGFSRGAFTARTLAALIASQGLVPAVIDKVAVSHAEMQRNTMAAWREYRKQSVGYRSLPTIWVVRWIRDVLIYLYDLVFRHRSYAGVRDAMDGRKEVKIEFLGLFDTVEAFGVPIEELRVAIDWAIWPISFRNYRLSGKVKHACHALALDDERTTFHPLRIDQAGLAGGQTVKEVWFAGSHSDIGGGYPESTLSFVPLVWMAEQLGNQLRFQAGTIAHFREYQSAIGPMHDSRSGAGVLYRYGPRPIHDRMEDGGPPVVHFGVVERMLHGCDNYAPLMLPANARVLLPNGDVLPLTRDETRKAMRSAYAKREGNGHKAAEADAFMAMSPPNPEMARQVLDTVWWRRFAYFSLLIALGILAAWPWIARSVVASSKEHGLEDTTLLKWITALDNGTGTVVKPFADLLASVLPSYAAPWLAIALYYPFVTTVLVIIVLIAWNRNAALRDSIQERARLAWYRPDRMASRRRVSKSGWLLAIGRWMRLHAWPVRMAFTNVLMPAVFLAAIFGSALLLLSRGYLDWRAGVGDFCKSSASTQAIGDTPVTARDGELFDVSHFCWPSRLAVEKGRKYRVWIQMADPWFDRTIMTGLNGFKTPPDPTHRLAVPILRLQGADWFQPVVRVGARGSYDLPLQAINGLPANELPRRVNATVPAYEDGSKDNYPIHVEDSAEFKTQGSELNRVWKPFGDFEPIPAAALPAARALWRKQGLSELLVAEFEAPEAGELFFYVNDAVQLFPRLMSTRLAPRWLVPVQGRRVQFYKNNSGTAAIRLQRLPVPPPP; translated from the coding sequence ATGACGCACCAGGACGGGGCGCTCCATGGCGGTCCTGCAAGACCTGACCATACGCACGATGATTCAAATGCCGCGGCAAAGGCACCCGATGCACGGTCGCCGCGCAAGCTGGTGCTGTTCGCCGACGGCACCGGCAACGCCTTCACCACCCAGGAATCCAGCGTCTGGCGTCTCTACGAAGCGCTCGACCATACCAAGCCCGATCAGATCGCCTATTACATCAAGGGCGTCGGCACCGCCGGCTGGGCGCCGCTCGCCGCCCTCGACGGCGCCACCGGCATCGGCGTGCCCGCCAACGTTCGCAAGCTCTATCGCTTCCTGTGCTGGAACTGGCGCGAAGGCGACGAGATCTACATCTTCGGCTTCAGCCGCGGCGCCTTCACCGCGCGCACGCTGGCAGCCCTGATCGCGAGCCAGGGCCTCGTGCCCGCGGTGATCGACAAGGTCGCCGTGTCGCATGCGGAGATGCAGCGCAACACGATGGCCGCGTGGCGGGAGTATCGCAAGCAATCGGTCGGCTATCGCAGCCTGCCGACGATCTGGGTGGTGCGCTGGATCCGCGACGTGCTGATCTATCTCTATGATCTCGTTTTCCGGCATCGCTCTTATGCCGGCGTCCGCGACGCCATGGACGGCCGCAAGGAGGTCAAGATCGAATTCCTCGGACTGTTCGACACGGTCGAGGCGTTCGGCGTACCGATCGAGGAGCTCCGTGTCGCGATCGACTGGGCGATCTGGCCGATCTCATTCCGAAATTACCGGCTCTCCGGCAAGGTGAAGCACGCCTGTCATGCACTCGCGCTTGACGACGAACGCACGACCTTCCATCCGCTGCGCATCGATCAGGCCGGGCTTGCCGGGGGGCAGACCGTCAAGGAGGTGTGGTTCGCGGGCTCCCATTCCGACATCGGCGGCGGCTATCCGGAATCCACGCTGTCCTTCGTGCCGCTGGTCTGGATGGCCGAGCAGCTCGGCAACCAGCTCCGCTTCCAGGCCGGCACGATCGCGCATTTCCGCGAGTACCAGTCGGCGATCGGGCCGATGCACGATTCGCGCAGCGGCGCCGGCGTGCTGTACCGCTACGGTCCGCGGCCGATCCACGACCGCATGGAAGATGGCGGACCGCCGGTGGTGCACTTCGGCGTGGTCGAGCGCATGCTGCACGGATGCGACAATTACGCGCCGCTGATGCTTCCGGCAAATGCCAGAGTACTGCTGCCGAACGGGGACGTACTGCCGTTGACGCGGGACGAAACCCGCAAGGCCATGAGGTCTGCCTACGCGAAGCGAGAAGGCAACGGCCACAAGGCGGCGGAAGCCGACGCCTTCATGGCGATGAGCCCGCCGAATCCCGAGATGGCGCGGCAGGTTCTCGACACCGTGTGGTGGCGCCGCTTCGCCTATTTCTCGCTGCTGATCGCGCTCGGCATTCTGGCCGCATGGCCCTGGATCGCGCGCTCCGTCGTGGCCTCGTCCAAGGAGCACGGCCTGGAAGATACCACCCTGCTCAAATGGATCACGGCGCTCGACAACGGCACGGGCACGGTGGTCAAGCCGTTCGCCGATCTGCTCGCGAGCGTGCTGCCGTCCTACGCCGCACCATGGCTTGCGATCGCGCTCTATTATCCCTTCGTCACCACGGTCCTCGTCATCATCGTTCTGATCGCGTGGAACAGGAATGCGGCGCTGCGCGACAGCATTCAGGAACGCGCCCGGCTGGCCTGGTACCGGCCCGACCGGATGGCCTCGCGACGCCGGGTCAGCAAGTCAGGCTGGTTGCTGGCGATCGGCCGCTGGATGAGGCTGCACGCCTGGCCGGTGCGCATGGCCTTCACCAATGTCCTGATGCCTGCCGTTTTCCTCGCTGCCATTTTCGGCTCCGCTCTGCTGTTGCTGTCGCGCGGCTATCTCGACTGGCGCGCGGGCGTCGGCGACTTCTGCAAGAGCAGCGCATCGACGCAAGCCATCGGCGACACGCCGGTGACGGCGCGCGACGGCGAATTGTTCGACGTCAGCCATTTCTGCTGGCCAAGCCGCCTCGCGGTCGAGAAGGGCCGCAAATACCGGGTCTGGATCCAGATGGCCGATCCGTGGTTCGACCGCACCATCATGACCGGCCTGAACGGCTTCAAGACCCCGCCGGATCCGACCCACCGCCTCGCCGTCCCGATCCTGCGGCTGCAGGGCGCCGACTGGTTCCAGCCTGTTGTGCGGGTGGGCGCGCGCGGATCGTACGATCTGCCGCTGCAGGCCATCAACGGACTGCCGGCAAACGAACTGCCGCGGCGGGTCAACGCGACGGTGCCGGCCTATGAGGACGGCAGCAAGGACAACTACCCGATCCATGTCGAGGACTCCGCAGAGTTCAAGACACAAGGCAGCGAATTGAATCGTGTCTGGAAGCCGTTCGGAGACTTCGAGCCGATCCCGGCAGCGGCGCTGCCGGCGGCGCGCGCGCTCTGGCGCAAACAGGGATTATCCGAGCTGTTGGTCGCGGAATTCGAGGCGCCCGAGGCCGGCGAGCTGTTCTTCTACGTCAACGACGCCGTCCAGCTCTTCCCGCGCCTCATGTCCACGCGGCTGGCACCGCGCTGGCTCGTTCCGGTCCAGGGCCGGCGCGTCCAGTTCTACAAAAACAACAGCGGAACGGCGGCGATCCGCCTCCAGCGGTTGCCAGTGCCCCCGCCCCCATGA